One genomic region from Nitrospira sp. CR1.1 encodes:
- the modA gene encoding molybdate ABC transporter substrate-binding protein, translated as MRRYACARNVVRTLLALVLFLTCESGVRAVPASADETFVIAASPSLREVLERLGDGFERSHAGVNVRLFFDTGLSLRQTIAGMENSMVGRYFIGTGPISLVAPGGDELITRLEGKYYVLPDAKRAYAADQLVLVVPESLVEAPASLDTISRGGARLAVADRSRTRLGVQTDEVLRALRLHESLKGRLDVATDSHGVIDHVLSGQADVGIIYGHEAVRQQQRVRVAGVVEKGYQPTVHSMTMERYCPNRQLCEEFLAYIQGRDGQAIVRQAGYALPAGKK; from the coding sequence ATGAGGCGCTATGCGTGTGCTCGGAATGTTGTCAGGACGTTGCTCGCCCTGGTTCTGTTCCTCACGTGTGAAAGCGGTGTGCGGGCGGTTCCCGCGTCTGCCGATGAGACGTTCGTCATCGCCGCTTCCCCGAGTTTGAGAGAAGTGCTGGAAAGGTTGGGGGATGGTTTTGAGCGCAGCCATGCCGGAGTCAATGTGCGGTTGTTTTTCGATACAGGATTGAGTCTCCGGCAGACCATTGCCGGAATGGAAAACAGTATGGTGGGCCGATACTTTATCGGAACCGGTCCTATCAGTCTTGTCGCGCCTGGCGGGGACGAGCTGATCACGCGCTTGGAAGGAAAGTATTACGTCCTGCCGGACGCGAAGCGGGCCTATGCCGCCGATCAACTGGTGCTCGTGGTGCCGGAATCTCTGGTGGAAGCGCCGGCATCGCTCGACACGATCAGCCGGGGGGGCGCACGGCTGGCGGTTGCTGACCGGTCGCGAACGCGGCTCGGAGTCCAGACGGACGAGGTGCTTCGGGCTCTTCGGCTCCACGAGTCGCTCAAGGGGCGTCTGGATGTGGCCACGGATTCCCACGGGGTCATTGACCATGTCTTGAGCGGCCAGGCGGATGTCGGAATCATTTACGGACATGAGGCGGTCAGGCAGCAACAGCGTGTGCGGGTTGCCGGAGTGGTTGAGAAAGGATATCAGCCGACGGTGCACTCCATGACCATGGAGCGATACTGCCCGAACCGTCAGCTCTGCGAGGAGTTTCTCGCGTACATTCAGGGGCGCGATGGCCAAGCCATCGTGCGTCAAGCCGGCTATGCGCTTCCCGCTGGAAAGAAATAG
- a CDS encoding helix-turn-helix domain-containing protein — MSEKSKAEPASNVVNSLRALRMAKGLSQGQLADGALITRQAVCAIEADQYLPTTAVALRLASVLGCHVEDIFSLKTTGELIEGDWVWPGLAVSAVQPRTRVKVAKIEDRFVVRPVAALGEILNYTVPADGLIIGKAGSGLRAAKSDRRVLVRLLRERQIVEREIAVAGCDPAINLASEYLHRHKDTSTVVGWSMGSAAALEALKRKEVHMAGLHILDAKTGESNLPYLRRHLQGDDYIVVTFAAWEEGLIVRAGNPKRIRGVEDLARTNVSLVNREEGAAARMLLDQRLQALGIDSVSVKGYGMTVSSHFEVARHIADGLGDAGIGVRSAAQIFGLDFVPLQQARYDLVLPKRYLSTHPGLSHLLDAIASRQFRTEVEALGGYDMTETGKVRSLRAG; from the coding sequence ATGAGTGAGAAAAGCAAAGCAGAGCCAGCATCCAATGTCGTCAATTCCCTTCGCGCCCTGCGCATGGCCAAAGGCCTTTCTCAAGGCCAGCTCGCCGACGGCGCCTTGATTACCCGTCAGGCCGTCTGCGCCATCGAGGCGGATCAGTATCTCCCGACCACGGCGGTGGCCTTACGGTTGGCCAGTGTCTTGGGCTGTCACGTGGAAGATATCTTCAGTCTCAAGACGACCGGCGAGTTGATCGAAGGTGATTGGGTCTGGCCCGGATTGGCCGTATCGGCCGTTCAACCGCGCACCAGAGTGAAGGTGGCCAAGATCGAAGATCGTTTCGTCGTTCGTCCGGTTGCCGCTCTGGGTGAAATCCTCAACTACACCGTGCCGGCTGATGGTCTGATCATCGGCAAGGCGGGATCGGGGTTGCGCGCGGCGAAGTCCGATCGCCGGGTGCTCGTCCGCCTGCTGCGTGAACGTCAAATCGTCGAGCGGGAAATTGCGGTGGCCGGTTGTGATCCGGCCATCAATCTGGCCAGCGAATATCTCCATCGCCATAAAGACACGTCCACGGTCGTGGGGTGGTCCATGGGCAGTGCCGCGGCGCTGGAGGCGCTCAAGCGCAAAGAAGTGCACATGGCGGGATTGCACATTCTTGATGCCAAAACGGGAGAATCGAATCTGCCCTACCTTCGCCGGCACCTGCAGGGCGACGATTATATTGTCGTGACGTTTGCCGCGTGGGAAGAGGGGCTCATCGTGCGAGCGGGGAACCCCAAACGGATCCGCGGTGTGGAGGACCTGGCCAGGACGAATGTGTCGTTGGTCAATCGCGAAGAAGGCGCCGCCGCCAGGATGTTGCTGGACCAACGTCTTCAGGCATTGGGCATCGACAGCGTGTCCGTCAAGGGGTATGGCATGACGGTGAGCTCGCATTTTGAGGTGGCCCGGCACATTGCGGACGGGCTAGGCGATGCGGGGATCGGCGTGCGGTCCGCTGCGCAGATCTTCGGGCTCGACTTCGTGCCGCTGCAACAGGCCCGTTACGATCTGGTCCTGCCGAAGCGATACCTCTCCACTCATCCGGGCCTCTCGCATCTGCTGGATGCGATTGCCAGCCGTCAGTTCAGAACCGAAGTCGAAGCGTTGGGTGGGTACGATATGACGGAGACCGGTAAGGTGCGTAGTCTGCGGGCCGGGTAG